In a genomic window of Salmo trutta chromosome 32, fSalTru1.1, whole genome shotgun sequence:
- the LOC115171930 gene encoding monocarboxylate transporter 7, with protein MRGLKSAVRGSGRCGGPCVYEAVPDGGWGWAVAVAFFFVEVFTYGTIKSLGVFLEDLMTEFGESNSRVSWVIAICVFILTFTAPLSTVLSNRFGYRPVVMLGGFLISLGTISSAFVSSINEMYVTIGIVSGLGYCLTFLPTVTILSQYFNRRRSLVTALASSGESFAMFAFAPAFMALKEIIGWRHCLIVIGLMQASVIGCGALLRPIIIRPVQEVSGEVSNKEKLSVKLQTVYELENEDTQTNVSSGESEESGDSGVTSLSASSADLRVTTATQDPSETRALMEDQGEKNQGGQATLGTPQNQLEAGEKEQGEAGPLVQPSRPKLLDFSVLKDGAFICYSLFGLFATLGFFAPSLYIIELSKSRGVHPEKSAYMLSVMAVSEVCGRLSIGVILNKVRMRKTQVLLGCVVLLCLVLLAFTLVTEFWGLAACCCLYGFLMGTVGSTHIPMLAEDDVVGIERMPSSVGVYVCIQSFAGLAGPPLGGLLVDKTQNYGSAFYSCAVGMGLGAIFLAMVGPAKSGLCHRGKTRKQEEEGEEERGGEEEEKVSQDSGSADYLDVDLAVETIPAKWSPKQETNVV; from the exons ATGCGGGGGTTAAAGTCAGCGGTGCGGGGGTCCGGGAGGTGCGGGGGTCCATGTGTGTACGAGGCGGTGCCAGACGGAGGCTGGGGCTGGGCGGTGGCTGTGGCCTTCTTCTTCGTTGAGGTGTTTACTTACGGGACCATCAAGTCTCTGGGGGTGTTCCTCGAGGACCTCATGACAGAGTTTGGGGAGAGCAACAGCAGAGTATCCTGGGTCATCGCAATCTGCGTCTTCATCCTCACATTCACAG ccccTCTGTCCACGGTGCTCAGTAACCGGTTCGGGTACCGTCCCGTAGTGATGTTGGGGGGTTTTCTGATCAGTCTGGGTACCATCAGCTCTGCTTTCGTCTCCTCCATCAACGAGATGTACGTCACCATCGGCATCGTCTCAG GTCTGGGGTACTGCCTGACCTTCCTGCCCACCGTCACCATCCTGTCTCAGTACTTCAACAGAAGGAGGTCCCTGGTCACCGCCTTGGCCTCCTCAGGGGAGTCCTTTGCCATGTTTGCCTTCGCACCAG cCTTCATGGCCTTGAAGGAGATCATCGGCTGGCGCCACTGCCTCATTGTCATCGGTCTCATGCAGGCCTCGGTGATTGGCTGCGGCGCTCTGCTTCGACCAATCATCATCAGGCCTGTCCAGGAAGTGTCAGGGGAGGTGTCCAATAAGGAGAAGCTGTCCGTTAAGCTGCAGACGGTCTATGAGCTGGAGAATGAGGACACTCAGACCAACGTTAGCTCCGGGGAGTCTGAGGAGTCAGGGGATTCCGGGGtcacctctctgtctgcctccagTGCTGACCTCCGGGTCACCACAGCCACGCAGGACCCCTCTGAGACCCGGGCCCTCATGGAGGACCAGGGGGAGAAGAACCAGGGGGGACAGGCAACCCTTGGAACCCCACAGAATCAGCTGGAGGCTGGGGAGAAAGAGCAGGGTGAGGCGGGTCCCCTTGTCCAACCCTCCAGACCTAAACTCCTAGACTTTTCGGTGTTAAAAGATGGAGCGTTcatctgctactctctgtttggcCTCTTCGCCACGCTGGGGTTCTTCGCCCCGTCACTTTACATCATAGAACTCAGTAAGAGCCGCGGCGTCCACCCAGAAAAGTCGGCCTACATGCTCTCTGTAATGGCGGTGTCCGAGGTCTGCGGGCGCCTGTCCATCGGGGTCATTTTAAACAAGGTGCGGATGCGTAAGACCCAGGTGCTTCTGGGATGTGTAGTTCTGCTGTGTCTGGTGCTGCTTGCCTTCACCCTGGTGACTGAGTTCTGGGGCCTGGCAGCCTGCTGCTGTCTCTATGGCTTCCTGATGGGCACCGTGGGTTCTACACACATCCCCATGCTGGCAGAGGACGACGTGGTGGGCATAGAGAGGATGCCCTCGTCCGTGGGGGTCTATGTGTGTATCCAGAGCTTTGCTGGGCTGGCCGGACCACCGCTGGGGG GCCTGTTGGTGGACAAGACCCAGAACTATGGCTCAGCCTTCTACTCCTGTGCTGTGGGAATGGGCCTGGGCGCCATCTTCCTCGCCATGGTGGGGCCTGCCAAGTCCGGCCTCTGCCACCGCGGGAAGACGAGAaaacaggaggaggaaggagaggaggagagaggaggagaggaggaggagaaggtttCTCAGGACAGTGGATCAGCAGATTATCTAGATGTTGATCTGGCTGTGGAGACCATTCCGGCTAAATGGTCCCCAAAACAGGAGACCAACGTGGTCTGA